The proteins below are encoded in one region of Bacillus vallismortis:
- a CDS encoding S8 family peptidase, which translates to MRKQTKNRLISSVLSTVVIGSLLFPGAAGASSKGASTSVKQELQSAESIQNKISSSLKKSFKKKEKTTFLIKFKDKANTEKAAKAAVKKAKSKKLTAAKTEYQKRSAVVSSLKVTADESQRDVLTYLNSQKNKGNADQIHSYYVVNGIAVHASKEVMEKVAQFPEVEKVLPNEKRQLFRSSSPFNMKKAQKAVKATDGVEWNIDQIDAPKAWALGYDGTGTVVASIDTGVEWNHPALKEKYRGYHPENPDEPDHEMNWYDAVTGEASPYDDLAHGTHVTGTMVGSEPDGTNQIGVAPGAKWIAVKAFSEDGGTDADILDAGEWVLAPKDAEGNPHPEMAPDVVNNSWGGGSGLDEWYRDMVNAWRAADIFPEFSAGNTDIFIPGGPGSIANPANYPESFATGATDINKKLADFSLQGPSPYDEIKPEISAPGVNIRSSVPGQTYEDGWDGTSMAGPHVSAVAALLKQADASLSVDQMEDILTSTAEPLTDSTFPDSPNNGYGHGLVNAFDAVSAVTDGLGKAEGQVSVEGDDQEPPVYQHEKATEAYEGANLPLTLVAEDNVSVTSVKLSYKLDQGEWTEVTAKRISGDHLKGTYQAVIPNVKGTALSYKWMIQDFGGHSVESDIYDVIVKPSITTGYKQDFETEPGGWMSSGTNNSWEWGVPSVGPATAASGEKVYGTNLAGNYANSANMNLMMPPIKVPDDGNLYLQFKSWHNVEDDFDYGYVFVLPEGEKNWEQARVYNGKTSSWMDEEIDLSAYKGQNIQVMFNLQSDDSIAKEGWYIDDVVLSDKSAGKTVKKNKLGVEKKSPGKQKKKTVNPKKAKPSANQAVKAQSKAIQPQVLPLRAQVSVAETGKSTYSDQSTGQFTLTHKAGDYTLMAEAYGYQSKSQKVSLQADQTTQANFTLEELKKGTLKGTVINKTTGEPVKGASVYVVEDAAVEPATTNDKGEYALEAYEGSYTIRIAAAGYYSDEFTVDLKGDVTKETVLKPFVGYPGEIAYDDGTAENANSYFAAGNGWAVKMTLADGKDKGMLTGGLFRFWDTEFPDPGGTEFKVEVYDATGEDGAPGKKIAGPFNAEALRNGEWTKVDLSSKGIMVDKDFYLVYIQSKPDPYSPGLAMDETGQNSGRNWQYIDGEWLPGDEADGNYMIRALVDYEAAVPEITSPADKSYTNKESVTVKGKASPGTTVHLYNGEQEAGETKASADGTFQASVSLSEGENELTATASTDKGTTDASSPVTITLDQNKPELTLDNPKNGEKTNKEALTVKGSVSDDNLKDVKVNGKKATVTDGSYSARILLENGSNEIKVIATDLAGNKTTKKAVIDVNFDKPVISGLIPGEDKILKAGESVKIAFSSAEDLDATFVIRMPLTNARASVQNATELPLREISPGRYEGYWTATSSIKANGAKVEVIVRDDYGNEARKTANGKLYINTEN; encoded by the coding sequence ATGAGGAAACAAACGAAAAACAGACTCATTAGCTCTGTTTTAAGTACGGTTGTCATTGGTTCACTGCTGTTTCCGGGTGCAGCCGGGGCAAGCAGCAAAGGTGCCTCAACTTCTGTTAAACAGGAGCTTCAATCTGCTGAATCCATTCAAAACAAGATCTCGAGTTCATTAAAGAAAAGCTTTAAAAAGAAAGAAAAAACAACCTTTTTGATTAAATTTAAAGACAAAGCTAACACAGAAAAAGCGGCAAAAGCGGCTGTTAAAAAAGCGAAATCGAAGAAGCTGACTGCCGCTAAGACGGAATATCAAAAGCGTTCTGCCGTTGTGTCATCTTTAAAAGTCACAGCCGATGAATCCCAGAGAGATGTCTTAACATACTTGAACAGCCAGAAAAATAAGGGAAATGCAGACCAAATTCACTCTTATTATGTAGTGAATGGGATCGCTGTTCATGCCTCAAAAGAAGTGATGGAAAAAGTAGCGCAGTTCCCTGAAGTGGAAAAGGTGCTTCCAAATGAGAAACGGCAGCTGTTTAGGTCATCTTCTCCATTTAATATGAAAAAAGCGCAAAAAGCTGTCAAAGCAACTGACGGTGTGGAATGGAATATAGACCAAATCGACGCCCCGAAAGCTTGGGCGCTTGGATACGATGGAACTGGTACGGTTGTCGCGTCCATTGATACAGGCGTGGAATGGAACCATCCGGCATTAAAAGAGAAATATCGCGGATATCATCCAGAAAATCCTGATGAGCCTGATCATGAAATGAACTGGTATGATGCCGTAACGGGCGAAGCAAGCCCTTACGATGATTTGGCTCATGGAACTCACGTGACAGGAACGATGGTGGGATCTGAACCCGATGGTACAAATCAAATCGGTGTAGCCCCAGGCGCAAAATGGATTGCTGTTAAAGCGTTCTCCGAAGATGGCGGCACTGATGCTGACATTTTGGATGCAGGTGAATGGGTTTTAGCTCCAAAGGACGCAGAGGGCAATCCTCATCCGGAAATGGCTCCTGATGTTGTCAATAATTCATGGGGTGGAGGCTCAGGACTTGACGAATGGTACAGAGACATGGTCAATGCTTGGCGTGCGGCCGATATTTTCCCTGAGTTTTCAGCAGGAAATACTGATATCTTTATTCCGGGCGGTCCCGGTTCTATTGCAAATCCGGCAAACTATCCGGAATCGTTTGCAACGGGAGCGACTGATATTAACAAAAAGCTTGCTGACTTTTCTCTTCAAGGACCATCTCCATATGACGAAATAAAACCAGAAATTTCTGCCCCGGGTGTAAATATCCGGTCTTCCGTTCCTGGCCAGACATATGAGGACGGATGGGACGGCACATCAATGGCAGGACCGCATGTGTCCGCTGTTGCTGCATTGCTGAAACAGGCGGATGCCTCACTTTCTGTTGATCAGATGGAGGATATATTAACGAGCACGGCTGAACCGTTGACGGATTCAACATTTCCCGATTCTCCGAATAACGGATACGGCCATGGTTTGGTGAACGCTTTTGATGCTGTGTCAGCTGTTACAGATGGTTTAGGAAAAGCAGAGGGACAGGTTTCTGTAGAGGGAGACGATCAAGAGCCCCCTGTCTATCAGCATGAGAAAGCAACAGAAGCCTATGAAGGCGCGAACCTGCCGCTGACTTTGGTAGCTGAAGACAATGTAAGTGTGACATCTGTCAAACTGTCCTATAAGCTTGATCAAGGGGAGTGGACAGAAGTAACGGCTAAACGAATCAGCGGAGATCACCTGAAAGGAACGTATCAGGCGGTGATCCCGAACGTAAAAGGAACTGCCCTAAGCTATAAGTGGATGATTCAGGATTTTGGCGGCCATAGCGTTGAATCTGATATATACGATGTTATAGTGAAACCAAGCATCACAACGGGCTATAAGCAAGACTTTGAAACTGAACCCGGAGGCTGGATGTCAAGCGGAACAAATAACAGCTGGGAATGGGGAGTTCCGTCAGTAGGCCCAGCTACAGCAGCTTCGGGAGAAAAAGTATATGGAACAAATCTGGCAGGAAACTACGCCAACTCAGCAAATATGAATCTCATGATGCCTCCTATTAAAGTGCCGGATGACGGAAACCTGTATCTCCAATTTAAAAGCTGGCACAATGTAGAGGATGATTTTGATTATGGCTACGTTTTTGTTTTGCCTGAAGGTGAAAAGAATTGGGAGCAGGCTCGTGTTTATAATGGAAAAACATCAAGCTGGATGGATGAAGAAATTGATTTATCCGCTTATAAAGGTCAAAATATTCAAGTCATGTTTAACCTTCAATCCGATGATAGCATTGCAAAAGAGGGCTGGTATATTGATGATGTAGTGCTTTCTGACAAATCAGCCGGAAAAACAGTCAAAAAGAATAAACTGGGTGTTGAAAAAAAATCGCCTGGAAAGCAAAAGAAAAAGACGGTGAATCCGAAAAAAGCTAAGCCATCTGCTAACCAAGCGGTAAAGGCTCAGAGCAAAGCGATACAGCCTCAAGTTTTGCCGCTCAGGGCGCAAGTCAGTGTTGCAGAAACGGGAAAATCAACATATTCTGATCAATCCACAGGGCAGTTTACGCTGACGCACAAAGCGGGAGACTATACGCTTATGGCAGAAGCATACGGCTATCAATCGAAATCGCAAAAGGTTTCTCTGCAGGCAGATCAGACGACACAGGCTAACTTTACGTTAGAAGAATTGAAGAAAGGCACCTTAAAAGGCACAGTCATTAATAAAACGACAGGAGAGCCGGTAAAAGGAGCCTCCGTTTATGTTGTGGAGGATGCTGCGGTAGAACCTGCTACGACAAACGACAAAGGTGAATATGCGCTTGAGGCCTATGAAGGCTCCTATACGATTAGAATCGCTGCAGCGGGTTACTATAGCGATGAATTTACCGTTGATTTAAAAGGCGATGTTACGAAAGAAACTGTACTAAAGCCTTTCGTCGGTTATCCGGGTGAGATTGCATATGATGACGGGACGGCGGAGAATGCCAATTCCTATTTTGCAGCCGGTAACGGATGGGCGGTCAAAATGACGCTGGCTGACGGCAAGGACAAAGGCATGCTTACAGGAGGGCTGTTCAGATTCTGGGATACAGAGTTCCCTGATCCTGGAGGGACAGAGTTTAAGGTTGAGGTTTACGATGCTACAGGAGAAGACGGAGCACCGGGCAAGAAAATTGCCGGGCCATTTAATGCTGAAGCCCTTCGCAATGGCGAATGGACTAAGGTTGATCTCAGTTCAAAAGGGATTATGGTCGATAAAGATTTTTATCTCGTATACATCCAATCGAAACCAGATCCATATTCACCAGGACTGGCAATGGATGAAACCGGTCAGAATTCGGGCCGCAACTGGCAATATATAGACGGGGAATGGCTGCCGGGTGATGAAGCCGACGGCAACTATATGATCCGCGCATTGGTTGATTATGAAGCGGCTGTACCTGAGATCACTTCACCGGCAGACAAATCATACACAAATAAGGAGAGCGTCACCGTAAAAGGAAAAGCCTCTCCGGGAACAACGGTACACCTTTATAATGGAGAGCAAGAAGCAGGAGAAACAAAAGCTTCTGCTGATGGCACGTTCCAGGCAAGCGTCTCACTCAGCGAGGGTGAAAATGAGCTGACGGCCACTGCATCAACAGACAAAGGGACTACGGATGCTTCCAGCCCCGTGACAATTACCCTTGACCAAAACAAGCCTGAATTAACGCTGGACAATCCAAAGAATGGCGAGAAAACAAACAAAGAAGCGCTGACTGTCAAAGGGTCTGTATCCGATGACAATCTGAAAGATGTCAAGGTGAATGGCAAAAAAGCAACGGTAACTGATGGTTCATACTCAGCCCGTATTCTTTTAGAGAATGGAAGCAATGAAATCAAGGTGATTGCTACAGACTTAGCAGGCAACAAAACAACGAAAAAGGCTGTCATCGATGTCAACTTTGACAAGCCTGTCATCTCCGGTTTGATTCCGGGAGAGGACAAAATCTTAAAAGCCGGTGAATCTGTAAAAATCGCATTCTCAAGCGCTGAAGATTTGGATGCAACGTTTGTCATTCGTATGCCGCTGACAAATGCAAGAGCGAGTGTGCAAAACGCCACAGAGCTCCCGTTAAGAGAAATCTCTCCGGGGAGATATGAAGGCTATTGGACAGCTACTTCTTCTATTAAAGCTAACGGAGCAAAAGTAGAAGTGATTGTACGTGATGATTATGGAAATGAAGCAAGAAAAACAGCGAATGGAAAACTCTATATCAATACTGAAAATTAA
- the ftsZ gene encoding cell division protein FtsZ, with protein MLEFETNIDGLASIKVIGVGGGGNNAVNRMIENEVQGVEYIAVNTDAQALNLSKAEVKMQIGAKLTRGLGAGANPEVGKKAAEESKEQIEEALKGADMVFVTAGMGGGTGTGAAPVIAQIAKDLGALTVGVVTRPFTFEGRKRQLQAAGGITAMKEAVDTLIVIPNDRILEIVDKNTPMLEAFREADNVLRQGVQGISDLIATPGLINLDFADVKTIMSNKGSALMGIGIATGENRAAEAAKKAISSPLLEAAIDGAQGVLMNITGGTNLSLYEVQEAADIVASASDQDVNMIFGSVINENLKDEIVVTVIATGFIEQEKDVTKPQRPSLNQSIKTHNQSAPKREQKREEPQQQNTVSRQTSQPADDTLDIPTFLRNRNKRG; from the coding sequence ATGTTGGAGTTCGAAACAAACATAGACGGCTTAGCATCAATTAAAGTAATCGGAGTAGGAGGCGGCGGTAACAACGCCGTTAACCGAATGATTGAAAATGAAGTGCAAGGAGTAGAGTATATCGCGGTGAATACCGATGCTCAAGCTCTTAACCTGTCAAAAGCAGAAGTGAAAATGCAAATCGGCGCAAAGCTGACTAGAGGATTAGGAGCAGGTGCGAATCCGGAAGTCGGAAAAAAAGCTGCTGAAGAAAGCAAAGAGCAGATTGAAGAAGCGTTAAAAGGCGCTGACATGGTATTCGTGACAGCTGGTATGGGGGGCGGAACAGGAACAGGTGCCGCACCGGTAATCGCACAAATCGCGAAAGATTTAGGCGCTTTAACAGTCGGAGTCGTCACAAGACCGTTCACATTTGAAGGACGCAAAAGACAGCTTCAAGCTGCAGGCGGAATTACAGCAATGAAAGAAGCGGTGGATACACTGATCGTGATCCCGAACGACCGAATCCTTGAAATTGTTGATAAAAACACGCCGATGCTTGAAGCATTCCGTGAAGCGGATAACGTCCTCCGTCAAGGGGTTCAAGGTATTTCAGACTTGATTGCTACACCTGGTCTCATCAACCTTGACTTTGCTGACGTGAAAACAATCATGTCAAACAAAGGATCTGCTTTGATGGGTATCGGGATTGCGACTGGAGAAAACCGCGCGGCAGAGGCAGCGAAGAAAGCAATCTCCAGCCCGCTGCTTGAAGCGGCTATTGACGGCGCGCAAGGCGTCCTTATGAACATCACTGGGGGAACAAATCTCAGTTTGTATGAAGTTCAGGAAGCTGCAGACATTGTCGCTTCGGCGTCTGATCAAGACGTAAATATGATTTTCGGTTCTGTTATTAACGAAAATCTAAAAGACGAGATTGTGGTGACAGTGATTGCGACTGGTTTCATTGAACAAGAGAAGGACGTGACAAAACCTCAGCGTCCAAGTTTAAACCAAAGCATTAAAACACATAATCAAAGTGCTCCAAAGCGTGAGCAGAAACGTGAGGAACCTCAGCAACAAAACACAGTAAGCCGTCAGACCTCACAGCCGGCTGATGATACTCTTGATATCCCGACATTCTTAAGAAACCGCAATAAACGCGGCTAA
- the ftsA gene encoding cell division protein FtsA codes for MNNNELYVSLDIGTSNTKVIVGEMTDDSLNIIGVGNVPSEGLKKGSIVDIDETVHSIRKAFDQAERMVGFPLRKAIVGVNGNYINIQDTNGVVAVSSENKEIQVEDVRRVMEAAQVVSVPHEQLIVDVIPKQFIVDGRDEITDPKKMLGVRLEVEGTLITGSKTILHNLLRCVERAGVEITDICLQPLAAGSAALSKDEKNLGVALIDIGGGSTTIAVFENGHLTSTRVIPLGGENITKDISIGLRTSTEEAERVKKQFGHAYYDEASEDEVFEVTVIGTNQKQTFTQQEAANIIEARVEEILEIVSEELRSMGITDLPGGFVLTGGQAAMPGVMSLAQDVLQNNVRVASPNYIGVRDPQYMTGVGLIQFACRNARIQGRKIGFKMPEEAIQEIAVSSIEEQEQHHHQSEMQQLPKGKQKTQAEHNKQSKMKKLLSMFWE; via the coding sequence ATGAACAACAATGAACTTTACGTCAGTCTTGACATCGGTACGTCCAATACAAAAGTGATCGTCGGAGAAATGACAGATGATTCCCTAAATATTATCGGTGTGGGAAATGTGCCGTCTGAAGGGTTGAAAAAAGGCTCAATCGTTGATATAGATGAAACCGTTCATTCTATTAGAAAAGCGTTTGACCAAGCTGAAAGAATGGTAGGTTTTCCGCTTAGAAAAGCTATTGTCGGCGTTAATGGAAATTATATCAATATTCAAGATACAAACGGTGTTGTAGCAGTTTCCAGTGAAAATAAAGAAATTCAGGTTGAAGATGTGCGCCGAGTGATGGAGGCGGCACAGGTTGTTTCAGTACCGCACGAACAGCTGATTGTGGACGTCATTCCTAAGCAGTTTATCGTAGATGGAAGAGATGAAATCACCGACCCGAAAAAAATGCTGGGTGTGCGTTTAGAAGTAGAGGGCACCTTGATCACCGGTTCAAAAACAATTTTACATAACTTGCTACGCTGCGTTGAAAGAGCCGGTGTTGAAATCACTGATATTTGCCTTCAGCCGCTGGCAGCCGGTTCTGCTGCATTGTCAAAGGACGAGAAAAATCTTGGTGTGGCTCTCATTGATATAGGGGGAGGGTCAACAACCATTGCCGTATTCGAGAATGGACATCTCACTTCTACCCGTGTCATTCCACTCGGAGGCGAAAATATCACCAAAGATATCTCCATCGGACTGAGGACGTCAACAGAAGAAGCAGAACGCGTGAAAAAGCAATTTGGACATGCCTACTATGACGAAGCTTCGGAAGATGAAGTATTTGAGGTAACCGTTATCGGCACCAATCAAAAACAAACATTTACACAGCAGGAAGCAGCGAATATCATTGAAGCAAGAGTTGAAGAAATTCTTGAAATTGTTTCAGAAGAGCTTCGCAGTATGGGAATTACCGATCTGCCGGGAGGCTTCGTGCTGACAGGGGGACAAGCAGCAATGCCGGGTGTCATGTCATTGGCACAGGATGTTTTGCAAAACAATGTCAGGGTGGCAAGCCCGAATTATATCGGTGTAAGAGACCCTCAATACATGACGGGAGTGGGCCTGATTCAATTCGCCTGCCGAAATGCAAGAATCCAAGGCAGAAAAATAGGCTTCAAGATGCCTGAAGAAGCGATACAGGAAATCGCAGTCTCTTCAATTGAGGAACAAGAGCAGCATCATCACCAGAGTGAGATGCAGCAGCTGCCAAAAGGAAAACAAAAAACACAAGCCGAACATAATAAACAGAGCAAAATGAAAAAACTATTAAGCATGTTTTGGGAATAG
- a CDS encoding small basic family protein encodes MWLPVLGLVLGIAIGLMTNLTIPSEYSNYLSLAVLAALDTLIGGIRAHLQGTYNEMVFVSGFFFNIILAISLAFLGVHLGVDLYLAGIFAFGVRLFQNIAVIRRNLLTKWTLSKKNKKNVI; translated from the coding sequence ATGTGGCTGCCCGTGCTGGGGCTGGTGCTCGGAATTGCGATTGGACTGATGACAAACTTAACGATCCCGAGTGAATACTCGAACTATTTATCGCTTGCGGTGCTTGCCGCACTTGATACATTAATCGGCGGAATCAGGGCGCATTTACAAGGTACATATAATGAAATGGTATTTGTTTCCGGTTTCTTTTTTAATATTATATTGGCAATAAGTTTAGCTTTTCTGGGAGTCCATCTTGGTGTAGACTTGTATTTAGCAGGTATATTCGCATTTGGTGTCAGATTATTTCAGAATATTGCCGTGATCAGAAGAAATCTACTAACAAAGTGGACTCTTTCTAAAAAAAATAAAAAAAATGTGATATAA
- a CDS encoding DUF881 domain-containing protein: MKIKRSFMSISVLMVIFGLMISVQFNSLKRPQVRDTRDMWDIREELTSEQKKQEKLLDEINKYDKLLNSYSQTKEMAKETALNNTLQTLKKTAGMTDITGSGIVITISPLFSESLTGEPIENPPPDLLKKLINELNSFGAEHISINERRVVNHTVIRDINGTTKIDGYDLDDYPLTVNVLAEDPDMLYSRVKGSGLEDLFASENLALKAGKSESELTLKAYDRPLDVQQLTPLKD; encoded by the coding sequence TTGAAAATAAAGCGTTCCTTCATGAGCATCAGTGTGCTTATGGTCATCTTCGGGCTCATGATATCTGTTCAGTTTAACTCGTTAAAACGCCCTCAAGTCCGTGATACGAGAGATATGTGGGATATAAGGGAAGAACTGACATCAGAGCAGAAGAAGCAGGAAAAGCTGCTGGATGAAATAAACAAATATGATAAATTACTGAATAGCTATTCGCAAACGAAAGAAATGGCAAAAGAAACCGCGCTTAATAATACACTGCAAACCTTAAAAAAAACAGCCGGCATGACCGATATAACAGGTAGCGGAATTGTCATCACCATATCCCCGCTTTTTTCTGAAAGCTTAACAGGAGAGCCGATTGAAAATCCGCCTCCGGATTTGCTGAAAAAGCTGATCAATGAACTTAACTCCTTTGGTGCAGAGCATATCTCGATTAATGAGCGAAGAGTTGTGAATCATACGGTCATTAGGGATATAAATGGCACAACGAAAATAGACGGATACGACCTTGACGATTATCCTTTAACAGTAAATGTGCTTGCCGAAGATCCGGACATGCTGTACAGCAGAGTGAAGGGATCAGGTCTTGAGGATCTCTTTGCATCTGAAAATTTAGCATTAAAAGCCGGCAAATCTGAAAGCGAATTGACATTAAAAGCATATGACAGACCACTGGATGTACAACAGCTAACACCGCTTAAAGACTGA
- a CDS encoding DUF881 domain-containing protein, which yields MRGKSAVLLSLIMLIAGFLISFSFQTTKENETGTARPEEWKKEYALRDELLKQEKENKNLEKELYQKQNKVREEEKKLKKEKTEYYNVLEDTEKYRMYIGEVGVQGEGVQVTLEDASYIPEGENVNSYIVHESHIFQVVNELYISGAAAVAVNGQRLTHDSYIKCNGPVVTVDGVQHPAPFTISAIGDPDVLLPSLNIAGGLINQLSMDHISVSAEKKKNVQIKPILKTKE from the coding sequence TTGAGGGGCAAATCAGCAGTCCTTCTTTCATTAATCATGCTGATCGCAGGCTTTTTGATTTCGTTTTCTTTTCAAACGACCAAAGAAAACGAGACAGGCACGGCTAGGCCGGAAGAGTGGAAAAAAGAATATGCGCTGAGAGATGAACTGTTGAAACAGGAGAAAGAAAATAAAAATCTTGAAAAAGAATTGTATCAAAAGCAAAACAAAGTCCGTGAGGAAGAGAAAAAGCTGAAGAAAGAAAAGACGGAATACTATAACGTCCTGGAAGATACAGAAAAATACAGAATGTATATTGGGGAAGTCGGTGTGCAGGGAGAGGGTGTTCAGGTGACCTTGGAAGATGCGTCCTACATACCGGAAGGGGAGAATGTGAACAGTTACATCGTTCACGAAAGCCATATCTTTCAAGTGGTAAACGAACTCTATATTTCGGGTGCGGCGGCCGTTGCTGTTAATGGCCAGCGTTTGACACATGATTCCTATATCAAGTGCAACGGTCCTGTTGTAACGGTAGACGGAGTGCAGCATCCCGCTCCCTTTACGATATCCGCTATTGGAGATCCTGATGTCCTGTTGCCTTCATTAAATATAGCAGGCGGTTTGATCAATCAGCTGTCAATGGATCATATTTCTGTTTCTGCAGAAAAAAAGAAAAACGTACAAATAAAACCGATTCTGAAAACGAAGGAATGA
- a CDS encoding cell division protein FtsQ/DivIB, which translates to MNPGHDREKIVNIEERIPKIKEQRKQKANRRLISFIMLFFMMVLIIVYLQTPISKVSTISVTGNENVSKKEIIDLSDINSGDTEFWSLDKKKTEEKIQQNKLVKKAVISKSLPNKINIEIKEYKAIAYLQKNNVYYEVLENGSVLPTEVTPDDAGPILVNWTNAKKRSQMAKQLNSLSDSLSQSISEIYYTPVKMDENRIKLYMNDGYVVTASIKTFADRMKTYPSIISQLSSSKKGIIHLEVATYFEEFGKNDKAAKKEDEN; encoded by the coding sequence ATGAACCCGGGGCATGACCGAGAAAAAATTGTAAACATTGAAGAACGGATTCCCAAAATTAAAGAGCAGCGGAAACAGAAGGCAAACCGCCGTCTCATTTCTTTTATTATGCTCTTTTTTATGATGGTGTTGATCATCGTGTACCTGCAGACGCCAATCAGTAAAGTATCAACAATCTCTGTTACAGGGAATGAGAATGTATCCAAAAAGGAAATTATCGACCTTTCCGATATTAACAGCGGAGATACTGAGTTTTGGAGTTTGGACAAGAAAAAAACAGAAGAGAAGATTCAGCAAAATAAATTAGTGAAAAAAGCGGTGATCAGCAAATCGCTTCCTAATAAAATTAACATTGAAATCAAAGAATATAAGGCGATTGCTTATTTACAAAAAAACAATGTGTACTATGAAGTGCTTGAAAATGGTTCTGTTCTGCCAACCGAAGTAACGCCGGATGATGCCGGGCCGATTTTGGTGAATTGGACTAACGCGAAAAAACGGTCTCAAATGGCCAAACAGCTTAATTCCTTGTCAGATTCTTTAAGTCAGTCAATTTCAGAAATTTACTATACACCTGTAAAAATGGATGAAAACCGTATTAAATTGTACATGAACGACGGTTATGTTGTCACTGCGTCTATAAAAACCTTCGCAGACCGAATGAAAACGTACCCTTCTATCATTTCACAGCTTAGCAGCAGTAAAAAGGGAATTATTCATCTAGAAGTTGCCACCTATTTTGAAGAGTTTGGAAAAAATGATAAAGCTGCTAAAAAGGAAGATGAAAATTGA
- the murB gene encoding UDP-N-acetylmuramate dehydrogenase gives MEKVIQELKEREVGKVLANEPLANHTTMKIGGPADVLVIPSSVDAVKDIMDVIKKYDVKWTVIGRGSNLLVLDEGIRGVVIKLGAGLDHLKLEGERVTVGGGYSVVRLATSLSKKGLSGLEFAAGIPGSVGGAVYMNAGAHGSDMSEILVKAHILFEDGTIEWLTNEQMDFSYRTSVLQKKRPGVCLEAVLQLEQKDKESIVQQMQSNKDYRKNTQPYSSPCAGSIFRNPLPNHAGNLVEKAGLKGYQIGGAKISEMHGNFIVNAGGASAKDVLDLIDHVKKTIREKYEIDMHTEVEIIGENR, from the coding sequence ATGGAGAAAGTGATACAGGAATTAAAAGAACGCGAAGTCGGCAAGGTCCTTGCAAATGAACCGCTCGCGAATCATACAACGATGAAAATCGGCGGCCCTGCGGATGTATTGGTGATTCCAAGCAGTGTAGATGCTGTCAAAGATATCATGGACGTTATTAAAAAATATGATGTGAAGTGGACAGTCATCGGCCGCGGATCGAATCTTCTTGTTTTAGATGAGGGAATCAGAGGCGTAGTGATTAAGCTGGGTGCCGGTCTTGACCATCTGAAGCTTGAAGGGGAACGAGTGACGGTCGGAGGCGGTTATTCCGTGGTCCGTCTTGCCACATCATTGAGCAAAAAAGGCCTGTCTGGTTTGGAATTTGCTGCGGGTATTCCAGGATCAGTCGGCGGAGCGGTTTATATGAATGCCGGCGCTCACGGTTCTGATATGAGCGAAATCCTCGTTAAAGCACATATTTTATTTGAAGACGGTACGATTGAGTGGCTGACCAATGAGCAGATGGATTTCAGCTACAGAACTTCTGTATTGCAAAAGAAACGCCCGGGCGTTTGCCTAGAAGCTGTTCTGCAACTGGAGCAGAAGGATAAGGAATCAATCGTTCAGCAAATGCAAAGCAATAAAGACTACAGAAAAAATACACAGCCGTATTCAAGCCCTTGTGCGGGAAGCATATTCAGAAACCCGCTTCCGAATCACGCCGGAAACCTTGTAGAAAAAGCAGGCTTAAAAGGATATCAAATCGGCGGTGCAAAGATATCGGAGATGCACGGAAACTTCATCGTCAATGCGGGCGGCGCATCAGCAAAAGATGTGCTTGATCTCATTGACCATGTGAAAAAGACAATCCGTGAAAAATACGAGATTGATATGCACACAGAGGTTGAAATCATCGGTGAAAATCGCTGA